A region of Mesorhizobium sp. M3A.F.Ca.ET.080.04.2.1 DNA encodes the following proteins:
- a CDS encoding transcriptional regulator yields the protein MDQLVSVGESVETYVESTRSSLNDTVAGLSVRLLGQLAIARGGAPVTLPSSRKLRALLAYLALAPHPVSRSRLCELLWDVPNDPRGELRWCLSKLRGALDEPGRHRIETEGDTVALRLVDLHVDALEAAAAATEGIDTLSLERLRALEQLFAGDFLDGLELDRSPHFTSWLTAQRRRFSSCHVAVLEHIIGLLPQGADEAGVYLDKWLELAPFDGRAHVALLESLARRGQIGAGEEHLATAAELFHSEELDFTPLREAWQEIRARNLSATPCARSGLPFLAPQPPIVAADSEPAATRRASLAVMPFAEAAGIGTFRGGLADGLTHDIITRLAKLRDFFVIARGSVFALAEKDIAPEDAGRRLNVDYVATGSVRSLSGRVMVAVELVEVRTARIVWTETFEHRPDEIFTVIEGIGNSIVSSIAAEIAMVERNRAMLKAPNSLNAWEAYHRGLWHMYRFTRQENELAQQFFNEALKLDPTFARAYAGLSFTHWQNAFQRWGDRDREAALAFESAGQSLLVDDRNPAAHWAMGRALWMRGDGDGSLLELSKAVDLSPNFALGHYALSFVHSQSGDPQSAIGSSDHSRHLSPFDPLLFGMMGARAMAHARLGEFEQASEWALKAAARPNAHVIILAIAAHCLALAGRLDEARKFAAAIRNTLPDYRADDFIATFRFDRDGQALFRNGAKLIGLH from the coding sequence ATGGACCAACTGGTGAGCGTTGGAGAGAGCGTGGAAACATACGTGGAATCCACCCGATCGAGCCTGAACGACACCGTCGCCGGCCTGTCCGTACGACTGCTTGGGCAACTGGCGATTGCTCGTGGCGGCGCGCCCGTCACGCTGCCTTCCTCGCGCAAGCTGCGCGCATTGCTTGCCTATCTGGCGCTCGCGCCACACCCGGTCAGCCGCAGCCGGCTTTGCGAACTTCTCTGGGATGTGCCCAACGATCCGCGCGGCGAGCTTCGCTGGTGCCTGAGCAAGCTTCGCGGCGCCTTGGACGAGCCGGGCCGCCACAGGATCGAGACCGAAGGCGACACGGTGGCGCTTCGCCTCGTCGATTTGCATGTCGATGCCCTCGAAGCGGCCGCCGCGGCGACGGAAGGTATCGATACGCTCAGCCTCGAACGCCTGCGGGCGCTCGAGCAACTTTTTGCCGGCGATTTCCTCGACGGGCTGGAGCTCGATCGAAGCCCGCATTTCACCAGCTGGCTGACCGCTCAACGCCGCCGTTTCAGCTCATGCCACGTCGCCGTTCTGGAGCACATCATCGGTCTTCTCCCGCAGGGCGCCGATGAAGCAGGCGTCTATCTGGACAAATGGCTGGAGCTGGCGCCGTTCGACGGGCGCGCGCATGTCGCGCTGCTGGAAAGTCTCGCACGGCGCGGACAGATCGGCGCCGGCGAGGAGCACCTTGCCACCGCGGCGGAGCTGTTCCACTCGGAAGAGCTGGATTTCACCCCGTTGCGCGAGGCATGGCAGGAGATCAGGGCCCGCAACCTCAGCGCGACGCCCTGCGCCCGATCCGGGCTGCCGTTCCTGGCTCCGCAACCGCCGATCGTTGCGGCCGATTCCGAACCGGCTGCGACGCGCCGGGCCTCGCTGGCGGTGATGCCGTTTGCGGAAGCCGCCGGCATCGGCACTTTCCGCGGTGGGCTGGCCGACGGCCTGACGCACGACATCATCACGCGCCTCGCCAAGCTTCGGGATTTCTTCGTCATCGCCCGCGGCTCGGTCTTTGCGCTCGCCGAGAAGGACATCGCACCCGAAGACGCCGGGCGCAGGCTCAATGTCGACTATGTTGCGACGGGCTCGGTCCGCAGCCTGTCCGGCCGCGTCATGGTCGCGGTCGAGCTCGTCGAAGTGCGCACGGCCAGAATTGTCTGGACCGAGACCTTCGAGCACAGGCCGGATGAAATCTTCACCGTCATCGAGGGCATCGGCAACAGCATCGTCTCCTCGATCGCGGCCGAGATCGCGATGGTCGAGCGCAATCGCGCGATGCTGAAGGCGCCCAACTCGCTCAATGCCTGGGAGGCCTATCATCGCGGCCTCTGGCACATGTACCGCTTCACCCGCCAGGAGAACGAACTGGCGCAGCAGTTCTTCAACGAAGCGCTGAAGCTCGACCCCACCTTCGCCCGCGCCTATGCCGGGCTTTCCTTCACCCATTGGCAGAACGCCTTCCAGCGCTGGGGCGATCGCGACCGGGAGGCGGCCCTTGCCTTTGAAAGCGCCGGCCAAAGCCTTCTCGTCGACGACCGCAACCCGGCCGCGCACTGGGCCATGGGCCGGGCGCTATGGATGCGCGGCGACGGGGACGGGTCTTTGCTCGAGCTGTCGAAGGCCGTCGACCTCAGCCCGAACTTCGCGCTCGGCCATTATGCATTGTCCTTCGTGCACTCGCAGTCCGGCGACCCGCAATCGGCGATCGGCTCATCCGACCACTCGCGCCATCTCAGCCCGTTCGATCCGCTGCTGTTCGGCATGATGGGCGCGCGCGCCATGGCCCATGCGCGGCTGGGCGAATTCGAGCAGGCCTCGGAATGGGCCCTGAAGGCGGCAGCCCGGCCCAATGCCCATGTCATTATCCTGGCCATCGCCGCGCATTGCCTGGCTCTGGCCGGGCGACTGGACGAGGCGCGGAAGTTTGCCGCCGCGATCCGCAACACCTTGCCGGATTACCGGGCCGACGATTTCATCGCCACCTTCCGCTTCGATCGTGACGGCCAAGCCCTGTTCCGCAATGGCGCCAAGCTCATCGGATTGCATTGA
- a CDS encoding pyridoxal-phosphate dependent enzyme, which translates to MLQKLKIRTTAGRGRLFDSILDTVGDTPVIRINNLGPAHATIYVKAEFFNPAASVKDRLALNIIEEGERSGKLKPGQTVVEATSGNTGIGLAMVCAQKGYPLVVTMADSFSVERRKLMRMLGAKVVLTPRAQKGFGMYKKAVELAEANGWFLARQFETEANAAIHEATTAREIINDFAGSRLDVLVTGYGTGGTVAGVGRVLRRERPEVKIVLAEPANAQLIGSGKGQERGAGGAPAASHPAFEPHPIQGWTPDFIPNVLQEAIDKRYYDEVVPIAGPEGIKWAKALAQQEGIFTGISGGATFAVARQIAGTAPAGSVILCMLPDTGERYMSTPLFDGIEAEMDAEETALSRSTPSCQFDA; encoded by the coding sequence ATGCTGCAGAAGTTAAAAATCAGGACCACTGCCGGTCGCGGCCGGCTGTTCGACAGCATTCTGGACACGGTCGGCGACACGCCGGTGATCCGTATCAACAATCTCGGCCCGGCCCATGCGACGATCTATGTCAAGGCCGAGTTCTTCAATCCGGCGGCCTCCGTGAAGGACCGGCTGGCGCTCAACATCATCGAGGAAGGCGAGCGCAGCGGCAAGCTGAAGCCCGGCCAGACCGTGGTCGAGGCGACGAGCGGCAACACCGGCATCGGGCTCGCCATGGTTTGCGCGCAAAAGGGCTATCCGCTGGTGGTGACGATGGCCGACAGCTTCTCCGTCGAACGCCGCAAGCTGATGCGCATGCTCGGCGCCAAGGTGGTGCTGACGCCGCGCGCCCAGAAGGGTTTCGGGATGTACAAGAAGGCGGTCGAGCTCGCCGAAGCCAATGGCTGGTTCCTGGCCCGCCAGTTCGAAACCGAAGCCAATGCCGCTATCCACGAGGCGACGACGGCGCGCGAGATCATCAACGATTTCGCGGGCTCCAGGCTGGACGTGCTGGTCACCGGCTACGGCACCGGCGGCACGGTGGCCGGCGTCGGCCGCGTGCTGCGCCGCGAGCGACCGGAGGTCAAGATCGTGCTGGCCGAACCGGCCAACGCGCAGCTGATCGGCAGCGGCAAAGGGCAGGAGCGCGGCGCCGGCGGCGCGCCGGCGGCGAGCCACCCGGCTTTCGAGCCGCATCCGATCCAGGGCTGGACGCCGGACTTCATTCCCAACGTGCTGCAGGAGGCGATCGACAAGCGCTACTATGACGAGGTGGTGCCGATTGCGGGTCCCGAAGGCATCAAATGGGCGAAGGCGCTGGCGCAGCAGGAAGGCATCTTCACCGGCATCTCAGGCGGTGCCACCTTCGCCGTGGCGCGCCAGATCGCCGGAACTGCGCCGGCCGGGTCGGTGATCCTGTGCATGCTGCCCGACACCGGCGAGCGCTACATGTCGACGCCGCTTTTCGACGGCATCGAGGCCGAGATGGATGCGGAGGAAACGGCGCTGTCGCGGTCGACGCCGAGCTGCCAGTTCGACGCCTGA
- a CDS encoding aspartate aminotransferase family protein: MDSLRELMATEETLDPADWADVQALSHRIVDDAIGHLRDVRERPVWREMPAEVRAFFSAPLPHEPSLIADVYGEVARNVMAYPMGNIHPRFWSWYMGSSNFTGALGDFLAAIQGSNLGGGNHAAGLMDSQVVDWLKEMVGFPASASGTLVSGGSMANIIGLTVARNAKAGVDVRESGVGAIPKPLRFYASDQVHSCHRKAMEVLGLGNRALRRIPTDAALRIDVDALKRAIAEDREAGFKPACVIGTAGTVNTGALDDLRSLAALAAEEDMWFHVDGCIGALIAIAPQNASLVAGIEQAHSIALDPHKWLHVPFEAGCALVRDASAHRNAFAVTPEYLESTPRGLASGQWLHDFGLQTSRGFRALKIWMALKEHGVEKFGRLIDQNIAQARYLASLIEAEPALELTVPTTINIVCFRHRVEGASEEQLKAFNTELMLRLQEEGIAALSDTTIHGRHCLRVAITNHRTRRDDLDLLVRETLRIGREVEVAGLI, encoded by the coding sequence ATGGACAGCTTGCGGGAACTAATGGCCACTGAAGAAACGCTCGATCCGGCGGACTGGGCCGATGTTCAGGCTCTGTCGCACCGGATCGTCGACGACGCCATCGGACATCTGCGGGATGTGCGGGAACGTCCTGTGTGGCGCGAGATGCCGGCCGAGGTTCGCGCGTTCTTTTCAGCACCGCTGCCGCACGAACCGTCGTTGATCGCCGACGTCTACGGCGAGGTTGCCCGCAATGTCATGGCCTATCCGATGGGCAACATCCATCCGCGTTTCTGGTCCTGGTATATGGGCTCGAGCAATTTCACCGGCGCGCTCGGCGACTTCCTGGCGGCGATCCAGGGCTCGAATCTCGGCGGCGGCAACCATGCCGCCGGGCTGATGGACAGCCAGGTGGTCGACTGGTTGAAGGAGATGGTCGGTTTCCCGGCCTCGGCCAGCGGCACGCTGGTCAGCGGCGGCTCGATGGCCAATATCATCGGACTGACCGTGGCGCGCAACGCCAAGGCAGGTGTCGATGTTCGGGAGAGTGGCGTCGGCGCGATCCCGAAGCCGCTGCGCTTCTACGCTTCCGACCAGGTCCATTCCTGCCATCGCAAGGCGATGGAGGTGCTCGGCCTCGGCAACCGGGCGCTGCGGCGCATTCCAACGGATGCCGCGTTGCGGATCGACGTCGATGCGCTCAAGCGCGCAATCGCGGAGGATCGTGAGGCAGGTTTCAAGCCGGCCTGCGTGATTGGCACCGCCGGCACCGTCAACACGGGCGCCCTGGACGATCTTCGATCGTTGGCCGCGTTGGCGGCCGAGGAAGACATGTGGTTCCATGTCGACGGCTGCATCGGTGCGCTGATCGCCATCGCGCCGCAGAACGCGTCGCTTGTGGCCGGCATCGAGCAGGCCCACTCCATTGCGCTTGACCCGCACAAATGGCTGCACGTGCCGTTCGAGGCGGGATGCGCGCTGGTGCGCGACGCATCCGCACACCGCAACGCTTTCGCTGTCACGCCGGAATATCTGGAATCGACGCCGCGCGGTCTCGCCTCAGGGCAATGGCTGCACGATTTCGGTCTGCAGACATCACGTGGTTTCCGCGCCTTAAAAATCTGGATGGCACTGAAGGAGCACGGCGTCGAGAAGTTCGGCCGGCTCATCGACCAGAACATCGCGCAGGCACGCTATCTCGCCAGTCTGATCGAAGCAGAGCCGGCGCTCGAACTAACAGTGCCGACCACGATCAACATCGTCTGCTTCCGTCATCGGGTGGAGGGCGCTTCCGAGGAACAGCTCAAGGCCTTCAACACCGAGCTTATGCTGCGCCTGCAGGAAGAAGGCATCGCCGCCTTGTCCGACACCACGATTCACGGCCGGCATTGCCTGAGAGTGGCGATCACCAATCACCGCACGCGGCGCGACGATCTCGACCTGCTGGTGCGTGAAACGCTTCGCATCGGCAGGGAAGTCGAGGTTGCGGGCCTCATCTGA
- a CDS encoding BTAD domain-containing putative transcriptional regulator — MHIRLLGGIEVVSADGQPLHFATRKTSLLFAALVLAGPKGVRRERLAAMLWADSGEQQARNSLRQALVDIRRLFPSTGDEAIRIEGNADTIWLAANAEETDIWIFDRKIQAEDGTSLTAAADLYYGDLLDGLSFPGEIDEWFAPLRASYTRKALELAERLSLLPELGPREEQACETLAERLVTLDPCAEQAHRALIRILRRRGKTNDAFRQFLTCKDALQRELGVEPEEATRALVERIEAPVTARLKEPTPEVEPSRLEATAEPPHPTASVPEKPSIAVLPFQNMSGDPEQEYFTDGVVEEITTALSHVNWLFVIARNSAFAYKGQAVDVTRVARELGVRYVLEGSVRRAGSRLRVAGQLIEAAAGVSLWADRFEGDVSQVFELQDLVASSVIGAISPKLEQAEMARAKRKPTESLDAYDHYLRGMASLYRWTKEGLEEALPQFYKAIERDPDFAAAQGAAAWCYFWRMANGWMSDRQKEAAEVSRLVGNVAISGQDDAVALAFSGLALGYIFGDYEAGSALADRALVLNPNCAAAWSASGCLKACHDDPDIAIEHLSRARRLSPLDPLTFFMQTFTAFAHFVAGRYDAAWPLAEAASRAQPYYLTGLRVAAASNAMAGRPDAARKYIARSLQLDPELTLSSLKHRVGQIRPAYFAKYVEALRLAGLPE; from the coding sequence GTGCACATTCGATTGCTTGGCGGCATCGAGGTTGTCTCCGCAGACGGACAACCTCTGCACTTCGCGACGCGCAAGACGTCGCTGCTCTTTGCCGCGCTCGTTCTGGCCGGACCCAAGGGGGTTCGCCGCGAAAGGCTGGCGGCTATGCTGTGGGCCGACAGCGGCGAGCAGCAGGCGCGAAACAGCCTGCGCCAGGCCCTGGTCGACATCAGGCGCCTGTTTCCGTCCACCGGCGACGAAGCCATTCGCATTGAAGGCAATGCCGACACCATCTGGCTGGCGGCGAATGCCGAGGAAACCGACATCTGGATTTTCGACCGGAAGATTCAGGCCGAAGACGGCACGAGCCTGACGGCGGCAGCCGACCTCTACTACGGTGACCTGCTCGATGGGCTGTCATTTCCCGGCGAGATCGACGAATGGTTTGCGCCACTTCGGGCGAGCTATACCCGTAAGGCGCTGGAGTTGGCCGAGCGGCTGAGCCTCTTGCCCGAGTTGGGGCCGCGCGAGGAACAAGCCTGTGAAACACTGGCCGAACGGTTGGTCACGCTCGATCCGTGCGCCGAGCAGGCCCACCGGGCCCTGATCCGCATCCTGCGCCGCCGCGGCAAGACCAATGATGCCTTCCGACAGTTCCTGACCTGCAAGGACGCGCTGCAGCGCGAGCTCGGTGTCGAGCCCGAAGAAGCGACGCGGGCGCTGGTCGAACGCATTGAAGCGCCCGTCACAGCGCGCCTGAAAGAGCCGACGCCCGAGGTCGAACCGTCCCGCCTGGAAGCGACGGCGGAGCCGCCGCACCCGACTGCCTCGGTGCCGGAAAAGCCGTCGATTGCCGTCCTGCCGTTCCAGAACATGAGCGGCGACCCCGAGCAGGAATATTTCACCGACGGCGTGGTCGAGGAGATCACGACGGCGCTGTCGCATGTGAACTGGCTGTTCGTCATCGCGCGCAATTCCGCCTTCGCCTACAAGGGCCAAGCCGTCGACGTCACGCGCGTAGCGCGGGAACTCGGGGTGCGCTACGTGCTGGAGGGCAGCGTCCGCAGGGCGGGCAGCCGGCTGCGTGTGGCAGGCCAGCTCATCGAGGCGGCGGCGGGCGTGAGCCTCTGGGCCGACCGTTTCGAAGGCGATGTCTCCCAGGTGTTCGAACTGCAGGACCTCGTCGCATCCAGCGTCATCGGTGCAATTTCGCCCAAGCTCGAACAGGCCGAGATGGCGCGCGCCAAGCGCAAACCCACCGAAAGTCTCGACGCCTACGACCACTATCTGCGCGGCATGGCAAGCCTTTACCGCTGGACGAAAGAAGGATTGGAGGAGGCTCTGCCGCAGTTCTACAAGGCTATCGAGCGCGACCCCGATTTTGCCGCCGCCCAGGGCGCGGCCGCCTGGTGCTATTTCTGGCGAATGGCGAATGGCTGGATGAGCGACCGCCAGAAGGAAGCCGCCGAGGTCTCCCGGCTGGTCGGCAACGTCGCCATTTCAGGCCAGGACGACGCGGTGGCGCTGGCCTTCAGCGGCCTGGCGCTGGGCTATATCTTCGGCGACTACGAGGCCGGCTCGGCACTGGCCGACCGCGCGCTTGTGCTCAACCCGAACTGCGCTGCCGCCTGGAGCGCCAGCGGCTGCCTCAAGGCGTGTCACGACGATCCCGACATCGCCATCGAGCATCTGTCGCGGGCAAGACGGCTGAGCCCGCTCGATCCGCTGACCTTCTTCATGCAGACTTTTACCGCCTTCGCCCATTTCGTAGCCGGGCGTTACGATGCCGCCTGGCCGCTCGCCGAGGCGGCTTCCCGCGCGCAGCCCTATTATCTCACCGGATTGCGCGTGGCGGCGGCCAGCAACGCCATGGCCGGCAGGCCCGATGCCGCGCGCAAGTATATCGCGCGTTCGCTGCAGCTCGACCCGGAACTGACGCTCTCCAGCCTCAAGCACCGCGTTGGGCAGATCAGGCCAGCCTATTTCGCCAAATATGTCGAGGCGCTGCGGCTGGCCGGCTTGCCCGAATGA
- a CDS encoding DUF1127 domain-containing protein, producing MTYISLRTFQPTTRHAGTFAANIATVLAALRRRYRDAMQRRALAGLSMPELKDLGYPADEAPADVAAGGRLTRQRPLR from the coding sequence ATGACCTATATCAGCTTGAGGACCTTCCAGCCGACCACCCGCCATGCCGGCACGTTCGCCGCCAATATCGCGACCGTCCTCGCGGCGCTGCGGCGCCGATACCGGGATGCCATGCAGCGCAGGGCCTTGGCCGGCCTGTCGATGCCCGAACTGAAGGATCTCGGCTACCCTGCCGATGAAGCCCCGGCCGATGTCGCGGCTGGCGGCCGCCTCACCCGGCAGCGCCCATTGCGGTGA
- a CDS encoding YciI family protein → MFYAILAYHVEQTVQSWTPEEDAALMKDLLEINDRLTRAGKLGPAARLGATAQAVTLRGPGDGMVIDGPFAETKEQLLGLYVIDCANQDEAIAVARDLRRVNPTAVYEIRPIMLYLPGAPLPAGAG, encoded by the coding sequence ATGTTCTACGCAATCCTTGCCTATCACGTCGAACAGACCGTGCAGTCCTGGACGCCCGAGGAGGATGCGGCGCTGATGAAAGACCTGCTCGAGATCAACGACAGGCTGACCCGCGCCGGCAAGCTTGGACCGGCGGCGAGGCTGGGCGCGACCGCGCAAGCCGTCACCCTGCGCGGTCCCGGCGACGGCATGGTGATCGACGGTCCCTTTGCCGAAACCAAAGAACAGTTGCTCGGCCTCTATGTCATCGATTGCGCAAACCAGGATGAAGCAATTGCGGTGGCGCGCGACCTCAGGCGCGTCAATCCCACGGCCGTCTACGAGATAAGGCCGATCATGCTTTATCTGCCGGGGGCGCCGCTGCCTGCTGGGGCAGGCTGA
- a CDS encoding ATP-binding protein gives MRRFLPQTLPVWVLLIVIAGLMISQVATLYIVSRDRAAANDVVDLYRLNDRAYSLVQLMHDATPEERKATASGLFNATYALTVTDTPAVTSSIAGDDQLAELEDILVGRLSKFGITDARVRRDPATQEADIPDGRVANKDVGQVERDLLVLAADFAQSDKLTASLRFADGQWLNFTEPITPAGPILSFDSLPLYVLIAGLVVVMSIWSLRRLTAPYRMMETAVNRIGKDLKSPPIAETGSREIRAAAKAVNAMQSRLRDYVEDREHLAAALAHDLRTPLTRMRLRLELLRKSPAREALAHDLADIESIASSVIDFAKFEVTEEKAERIDFWSLVEAVADAFEDASFDDDAARSRGLICTARPVALRRCVTNLVQNAVTYGKKAHLSVQRSGDAIKLTIRDEGPGIPQAKLDEVFGSFVRIEQSRNRETGGLGLGLTIARNIARAAGGEISLSNHPGGGLLTELRLPLAA, from the coding sequence ATGAGACGCTTCCTGCCGCAAACCCTGCCGGTCTGGGTGCTGCTGATCGTGATTGCCGGCCTGATGATCAGCCAGGTGGCAACGCTCTACATCGTCTCGCGCGACCGCGCCGCAGCCAATGACGTGGTCGATCTCTACCGTCTCAACGACCGAGCCTATTCGCTCGTGCAGCTGATGCATGACGCCACGCCGGAGGAGCGCAAGGCGACCGCGTCCGGCCTGTTCAACGCCACCTATGCGCTGACGGTCACGGACACGCCGGCGGTGACCTCGTCGATCGCAGGTGATGACCAGCTCGCCGAGCTGGAGGATATCCTGGTGGGCCGCTTGTCCAAATTCGGCATCACTGACGCGCGTGTGCGGCGCGACCCCGCCACACAGGAGGCCGACATTCCCGACGGCCGGGTCGCGAACAAGGACGTCGGCCAGGTCGAGCGCGACCTTCTGGTGCTGGCCGCGGATTTCGCCCAGAGCGACAAGCTGACCGCATCGCTGCGCTTCGCGGACGGGCAGTGGCTGAACTTCACCGAGCCGATCACCCCGGCCGGACCGATCCTCAGCTTCGACAGCCTGCCGCTCTATGTCCTGATCGCCGGGCTTGTGGTGGTGATGTCGATCTGGTCGCTGCGCCGCCTGACCGCGCCCTACCGGATGATGGAAACCGCGGTCAACCGCATTGGCAAAGACCTGAAGAGTCCGCCCATCGCCGAGACCGGCAGCCGCGAGATCCGCGCTGCTGCAAAGGCGGTCAACGCCATGCAGAGCAGACTGCGCGACTATGTCGAGGATCGCGAGCATCTTGCCGCCGCCCTGGCCCACGATCTGCGCACGCCGCTGACCAGGATGCGATTGCGCCTCGAACTGCTGCGGAAATCGCCGGCGCGCGAGGCGCTGGCGCACGACCTCGCCGACATCGAGAGCATCGCCAGCTCGGTCATCGACTTCGCCAAATTCGAGGTCACCGAGGAAAAGGCTGAGCGCATCGACTTCTGGTCGTTGGTGGAGGCGGTCGCCGACGCCTTCGAGGACGCCTCGTTCGACGACGACGCAGCGCGCTCGCGCGGCCTGATCTGCACGGCGCGACCGGTGGCGCTGCGTCGCTGCGTCACCAATCTCGTCCAGAACGCCGTGACTTACGGCAAGAAGGCTCATCTCAGCGTGCAACGCTCGGGCGATGCGATCAAGCTCACCATCCGCGATGAGGGCCCGGGCATCCCGCAGGCCAAGCTGGATGAGGTGTTCGGCTCTTTCGTGCGCATAGAGCAATCGCGCAACCGCGAGACCGGCGGCCTGGGCCTCGGCCTCACCATTGCCCGCAACATCGCCCGGGCCGCAGGCGGCGAGATCAGTCTTTCCAATCATCCCGGCGGCGGCCTGCTGACGGAACTGCGCCTGCCGCTGGCAGCTTGA
- a CDS encoding response regulator transcription factor, with translation MKSDAHILIVDDDKGIRDLLQEFFQKRGLHTTVAADGTEMEAILRRAQVDLIVLDVMLPGKSGLELCREIRANYTTPIIMLTAVTETTDRVVGLEMGADDYVPKPFDPRELLARIRAVLRRNGAAEPRRPAARQVYRFAGWTMDCSRRRLTAPDDVRVELTMAEFNLLQTFVKSAQRVLTREQLIELSGGDTGYSFDRSVDILVSRLRRKMEDDPKTPKLILTVRSGGYQFLPETTSE, from the coding sequence GTGAAATCCGACGCGCACATACTCATCGTCGATGACGACAAGGGCATACGGGACCTGCTTCAGGAGTTTTTCCAGAAGCGGGGGCTGCACACGACGGTGGCCGCCGACGGCACCGAGATGGAAGCGATCCTGCGCCGAGCGCAGGTCGACCTCATCGTTCTGGATGTCATGCTGCCCGGCAAAAGCGGACTGGAGCTCTGCCGCGAGATCCGCGCCAACTACACCACCCCGATCATCATGCTGACGGCGGTCACCGAAACGACGGATCGGGTCGTCGGCCTCGAAATGGGCGCGGACGACTATGTCCCGAAACCCTTCGACCCCCGCGAGCTCCTGGCGCGCATCCGGGCGGTGTTGCGGCGCAACGGCGCGGCCGAGCCGCGCCGGCCCGCGGCCAGGCAGGTCTACCGCTTCGCCGGCTGGACCATGGACTGCTCACGCCGTCGTCTGACGGCACCCGACGACGTCCGCGTGGAGCTGACGATGGCGGAGTTCAACCTGCTGCAGACCTTCGTCAAGAGCGCACAGCGCGTGCTCACCCGCGAGCAGCTGATCGAGCTGTCCGGCGGCGATACCGGCTACAGCTTCGACCGCAGCGTCGACATCCTGGTGAGCCGCCTGCGCCGCAAGATGGAGGACGACCCCAAGACGCCGAAGCTGATCCTGACCGTGCGCAGCGGCGGCTATCAGTTCCTGCCTGAAACGACGTCCGAATGA
- the clpS gene encoding ATP-dependent Clp protease adapter ClpS, whose protein sequence is MPETVLKPRAKTQPKTERPKLYKVILVNDDFTPREFVVTVLKGEFKLSEDQAHRIMITAHTRGVCVVAVFTRDVAETKAARATDAGKAKGYPLLFTTEPEE, encoded by the coding sequence ATGCCCGAGACCGTCCTCAAACCCCGTGCCAAGACGCAGCCGAAGACAGAGCGGCCAAAGCTCTACAAGGTCATCCTGGTCAATGACGATTTCACGCCGCGCGAGTTCGTGGTGACGGTGCTCAAGGGTGAATTCAAGCTCAGCGAGGACCAGGCCCATCGCATCATGATCACCGCGCACACACGCGGTGTGTGCGTCGTCGCCGTGTTCACGCGCGATGTCGCCGAGACGAAGGCCGCGCGGGCCACCGATGCCGGCAAGGCCAAGGGCTATCCGCTGCTGTTCACGACCGAGCCGGAAGAGTAG